The Sandaracinus amylolyticus genomic interval CGATCGTCGTGGGTCTTCGCGTCGCGAGCCAGCTCGATCAGCTGCTCCGGGTAGTACGAGAGCAGCCTCGTCGCGAGATCGACCGCGAGATCCGGCGTGTCGTAGCCGCGCACCCACAGATGATGCGTGCCCGAGATCGGATCTTCGACGTAGTGGACCGCGGTCGATTGGTCCTCGTCGGCCCAGACCTGCTCGTACGGCTCCTTGTCGCCCTGGGGCTCGTAGACGTGGTGTCGGACCAGACGTAGCTCCGACGCGACGCGCTCGAAGTCCTCGCGGGTCACCTGCGGGTACAGCACCACGTACTCTTCGGAATTCTCGTCTTCGTCGTCGCTCAATCGCGCTCCTTCGCACCCCGACACGACGACTATCACGCGACTACACTCCGTCTCGATGAGGATCGTCTCGCCGGTGGTGGTGGTCCACGGAGGCGCGGGCGACGTGCCCGAGGCGTCGCGCGCCGCGCACGCGGAGGGATGTCGCGTGGCCGCTGCCGAAGGGCTGCGCGTGCTGCTCGAGACCGGCTCCGCGCTCGAGGCCGCGGTGCGCGCGGTCGAGGTGCTCGAGGACGACTCGAAGTACAACGCGGGCACCGGCGCGTGCCTCACGGAGGCGGGCACGATCGAGCTCGACGCGTCGGTGATGGAGGGCACGACGATGCGCGGCGGCGCGGTGTGCGCGCTGCCTCCGTTCCGCAACCCGATCCGCATCGCGCGCGCAGTGCTCGAGGAAGGACGGCACGTGCTCTACGCGAGCGAGGGCGCGTCGCGCTTCGCGATCGCGCACGGGTTCGCGCCCGCGGATCCCGAGACGATGATCACCGCGAAGGCGCGACAACGGCTCGACGCGGTGCTCGCGGGGCGCGCCGAG includes:
- a CDS encoding HEAT repeat domain-containing protein — its product is MSDDEDENSEEYVVLYPQVTREDFERVASELRLVRHHVYEPQGDKEPYEQVWADEDQSTAVHYVEDPISGTHHLWVRGYDTPDLAVDLATRLLSYYPEQLIELARDAKTHDDRVKAIFRLAAGFRRFDPDAFDVFDGYVRHTPDPLLQRATLNAIAMAGWPELVELVERATADEDEQVRQTATRLLEYLRTRRDG
- a CDS encoding isoaspartyl peptidase/L-asparaginase family protein, encoding MRIVSPVVVVHGGAGDVPEASRAAHAEGCRVAAAEGLRVLLETGSALEAAVRAVEVLEDDSKYNAGTGACLTEAGTIELDASVMEGTTMRGGAVCALPPFRNPIRIARAVLEEGRHVLYASEGASRFAIAHGFAPADPETMITAKARQRLDAVLAGRAERGWAGGTVGAVACDREGRVAAATSTGGMVGKRVGRVGDSPILGAGTFADDESGAASATGQGEAIHRFGLTRYACDLLRAGLTAQQAADVSIERFGARVSGSGGLIVVDGRGEIGIARNTATMSFGVAREGEDAGAGH